From Humibacter ginsenosidimutans, a single genomic window includes:
- a CDS encoding ABC transporter ATP-binding protein: protein MSETTGRDRPAPARRRGPGGGGPFGGANMPAEKAMNFGPSARRLLGRLRPESLGLVFVVLLAVVSVTFNVLGPKLLGEGTNIVVAGFVSKSLPAGVTQQQVIDGLRAKGETQQADMLSGMTLTPGHGIDFTALSHVLLLVLVLYVLSSIFSWLQAYILNGITMRTVYRLRKDVEAKIHRLPLKYFDTMPRGELLSRVTNDIDNVQQSLQQTMSQVVTSLLTVVGVLVLMFVISPLLALIALVSIPLTLVVTVLIARRSQKMFVAQWRHTGTLNAQIEETYTGHAIVKVFGRQREVNERFAAKNEELYKASFGAQFVSGIIQPSMQFVGNLVFVAIAVVGGLQVAAGIIQIGDVQAFIQYSRQFTQPLAQLGSMANLLQSGVASAERVFELLDADEESEDPAEPASLGATEGRLEFEDVSFRYAEDKPLIDDLSLVAEPGQTVAIVGPTGAGKTTLVNLIMRFYEVDSGRIALDGIDITELTRRELRSRIGMVLQDTWLFAGTIRENIAYGRPDATEQEIVDAATASYVDRFVRSLPDGYDTVLDDDASNISAGEKQLLTIARAFLARPSVLILDEATSSVDTRTELLVQKAMSALREGRTSFVIAHRLSTIRDADLILVMEAGHIVEQGTHAQLLAAGGAYYTLYNAQFAGAVTDEV, encoded by the coding sequence ATGAGCGAGACAACAGGACGCGACCGTCCGGCGCCCGCGCGCCGCCGAGGTCCGGGCGGCGGCGGGCCGTTCGGCGGGGCGAACATGCCCGCCGAGAAGGCGATGAACTTCGGTCCGAGCGCGAGGCGACTGCTCGGCAGGCTGAGGCCGGAGTCGCTCGGCCTCGTGTTCGTCGTGCTGCTCGCCGTGGTGAGCGTGACGTTCAACGTGCTCGGTCCGAAGCTGCTCGGCGAGGGCACGAACATCGTCGTCGCAGGCTTCGTCTCCAAGAGTCTGCCCGCCGGCGTCACCCAGCAGCAGGTCATCGACGGCCTCAGGGCGAAGGGCGAGACGCAGCAGGCCGACATGCTCAGCGGCATGACCTTGACGCCTGGCCATGGCATCGACTTCACCGCGTTGTCGCACGTGCTGCTGCTCGTGCTCGTGCTCTACGTGCTGTCGTCGATCTTCAGCTGGCTGCAGGCGTACATCCTCAACGGCATCACCATGCGCACCGTCTACCGGCTGCGCAAAGACGTCGAGGCGAAGATCCACCGCCTGCCGTTGAAGTATTTCGACACGATGCCGCGCGGTGAGCTGCTCAGCCGGGTCACCAACGACATCGACAACGTGCAGCAGAGCCTGCAGCAGACCATGAGCCAGGTCGTCACGTCGCTGCTCACCGTGGTGGGCGTGCTCGTGCTGATGTTCGTGATCTCGCCGCTGCTCGCGCTCATCGCACTCGTCTCGATCCCGCTCACGCTGGTGGTGACGGTGCTGATCGCGAGGCGCTCGCAGAAGATGTTCGTGGCGCAGTGGCGTCACACCGGAACGCTGAACGCGCAGATCGAGGAGACCTACACGGGGCACGCGATCGTGAAGGTCTTCGGCAGGCAGCGCGAGGTGAACGAGCGGTTCGCGGCGAAGAACGAGGAGCTCTACAAGGCGAGCTTCGGAGCGCAGTTCGTCTCCGGGATCATCCAGCCCTCGATGCAGTTCGTCGGAAACCTCGTCTTCGTGGCGATCGCGGTGGTGGGCGGACTTCAGGTGGCGGCCGGCATCATCCAGATCGGTGACGTGCAGGCGTTCATCCAGTACTCGCGCCAGTTCACGCAGCCGCTGGCCCAGCTCGGCTCGATGGCCAACCTGCTGCAGTCGGGCGTCGCCTCCGCGGAGCGCGTGTTCGAGCTGCTGGATGCGGACGAGGAGTCCGAGGATCCGGCCGAGCCGGCGAGCCTCGGTGCCACAGAGGGGCGGCTCGAGTTCGAGGACGTCTCGTTCCGCTACGCGGAGGACAAGCCGCTGATCGACGACCTGTCGCTCGTCGCCGAGCCGGGGCAGACCGTCGCGATCGTGGGTCCCACCGGAGCGGGCAAGACCACGCTCGTGAACCTCATCATGCGGTTCTACGAGGTGGATTCCGGGCGCATCGCGCTCGACGGCATCGACATCACGGAGCTGACCAGGCGCGAGCTGCGCAGCCGCATCGGCATGGTGCTGCAGGACACCTGGTTGTTCGCGGGCACCATCAGGGAGAACATCGCGTACGGTCGCCCCGATGCCACGGAGCAGGAGATCGTCGACGCGGCGACCGCCAGCTACGTCGACCGGTTCGTGCGCTCGCTGCCCGACGGCTACGACACGGTTCTCGACGACGACGCCAGCAACATCTCGGCGGGCGAGAAGCAGCTGCTCACGATCGCGCGCGCGTTCCTCGCTCGGCCGAGCGTGCTCATCCTCGACGAGGCGACGAGCTCGGTCGACACCCGAACCGAGCTGCTGGTGCAGAAGGCGATGAGCGCGCTGCGCGAGGGGCGCACGAGCTTCGTCATCGCCCACCGGCTCTCCACCATCAGAGACGCCGACCTCATTCTCGTGATGGAGGCCGGACACATCGTGGAGCAGGGCACGCATGCGCAGCTTCTCGCGGCCGGCGGCGCCTACTACACGCTGTACAACGCGCAGTTCGCAGGAGCCGTCACCGACGAGGTCTGA
- a CDS encoding DUF4192 family protein, whose product MPAHVIASDPLDLLTLVPELIGFEPQNSLVLVAFRGARTCGTLRVDLPDATASSGEIRLWAQSALGVVRRLHDVDAVLPVVVTDEACGGGEPRGELVERLRRQASSMRLRISGPLYEACDAWGSYGGKRRARGELDAARRLRRLDPDAAPVRGRPGEEVELDAVDHALVARTAALLERLDDASRSGESVDQVPDPVWFAGYCAGWDADAVGPAAAALTAHVLEQPWARDVALFTWAWGRAAGRRAFRFQERWRRGGPLRDERLASALAGEAVLGRPSVSGVEHAIGLLRRVAALLPATRRAPVLSSLAWLSWALGRGSVAGGYVALARECDAGYGFAELVETMLDRSMLPQWAFGSGGTTPRELATKGSGGVVPKG is encoded by the coding sequence ATGCCAGCACACGTCATCGCGTCGGATCCCCTCGACCTGCTCACCCTCGTTCCCGAACTGATCGGCTTCGAGCCGCAGAACAGCCTCGTGCTCGTCGCGTTCCGCGGCGCGAGAACGTGCGGGACCCTGCGGGTCGACCTCCCCGACGCCACGGCGTCGTCGGGGGAGATCAGGCTCTGGGCGCAGTCGGCGCTCGGCGTCGTGCGCAGGCTGCACGACGTCGACGCCGTGCTGCCGGTCGTCGTCACCGACGAGGCCTGCGGTGGCGGCGAACCTCGTGGCGAGCTGGTGGAGCGTCTGCGGAGGCAAGCATCGTCGATGAGGCTGCGCATCTCCGGCCCCCTCTACGAGGCGTGCGACGCGTGGGGCAGCTATGGCGGCAAGCGGCGTGCAAGGGGCGAGCTGGATGCCGCGAGGCGGCTGCGCAGACTCGATCCGGATGCCGCCCCGGTGCGAGGCAGACCGGGCGAGGAGGTCGAACTCGACGCAGTCGACCACGCGCTGGTCGCACGAACGGCCGCTCTGCTGGAGCGACTCGACGACGCGAGTCGCAGCGGCGAAAGCGTTGATCAGGTTCCCGACCCCGTCTGGTTCGCCGGGTACTGCGCGGGTTGGGATGCCGATGCCGTCGGGCCGGCGGCGGCAGCGCTCACCGCGCACGTGCTGGAGCAGCCGTGGGCGCGCGACGTCGCGCTCTTCACCTGGGCCTGGGGACGTGCGGCAGGACGACGGGCCTTTCGCTTCCAGGAGCGATGGCGGCGAGGCGGCCCGTTGCGCGACGAACGGCTCGCGTCGGCCTTGGCGGGGGAGGCCGTTCTCGGCCGACCCTCCGTGTCGGGCGTGGAACACGCGATCGGCCTTCTGCGCAGAGTGGCCGCGCTGCTGCCCGCAACACGGCGGGCGCCGGTGCTCTCGTCGCTGGCATGGCTGAGCTGGGCTCTCGGCCGAGGCTCCGTCGCCGGCGGCTATGTCGCTCTGGCTCGCGAGTGCGATGCGGGATACGGCTTCGCCGAACTGGTCGAGACCATGCTCGACCGCAGCATGCTGCCGCAATGGGCATTCGGGTCGGGCGGCACGACGCCGCGTGAGCTGGCGACGAAGGGCTCTGGGGGCGTCGTGCCCAAGGGGTGA